In Streptomyces sp. NBC_01717, one DNA window encodes the following:
- a CDS encoding tetratricopeptide repeat protein yields MPERTPETHVIDFRAAERLLAARDPRGAVKLLDSVIAAHPENTAARLLRARAFFAAAQLRPAELEFELVLEREPDNAFAHFALARTFQRSGRSEAAVRHFRLAAALDPNPEYLRAARFDPGA; encoded by the coding sequence GTGCCCGAGAGGACCCCGGAAACCCACGTCATCGACTTCCGCGCGGCCGAACGCCTGCTGGCCGCGCGCGATCCACGGGGTGCGGTCAAGCTCCTGGACTCGGTGATCGCAGCCCATCCGGAGAACACGGCCGCCCGTCTGCTGCGAGCCCGCGCCTTCTTCGCCGCCGCCCAACTACGCCCCGCCGAACTCGAATTCGAACTCGTCCTGGAGCGCGAACCGGACAACGCGTTCGCACACTTCGCGCTGGCCCGCACCTTTCAGCGCTCCGGCCGCTCGGAAGCGGCCGTTCGCCACTTCCGGCTGGCCGCCGCCCTCGACCCGAACCCGGAGTACCTGCGGGCGGCCCGCTTCGACCCGGGCGCCTGA
- a CDS encoding DoxX family protein: MSETMTNTATGATAARSRGAVVLTVARVVLALFFAFSAFAKLIAHESAIETFDRMGWSHGAMYLIGALEMAGAVALLVPLLAGVAAMAFVGLLAGASIVQLTLLDPVNAIMPALLIVLVVLIARDRQDGTAQLIALVRRRAR; this comes from the coding sequence ATGTCCGAGACCATGACGAACACCGCCACCGGGGCGACCGCGGCACGCAGCCGTGGTGCGGTCGTGCTCACCGTCGCACGGGTCGTGCTCGCACTGTTCTTCGCGTTCAGTGCATTCGCCAAGCTGATCGCCCATGAGTCCGCGATCGAGACCTTCGACCGGATGGGCTGGAGCCATGGCGCGATGTACCTCATCGGGGCCCTGGAGATGGCGGGCGCCGTCGCCCTGCTGGTGCCCCTGCTCGCCGGGGTGGCGGCGATGGCTTTCGTCGGGCTGCTGGCCGGAGCGTCCATCGTCCAGCTCACGCTGCTCGACCCGGTGAACGCGATCATGCCGGCGCTGCTCATCGTGCTGGTCGTCCTGATCGCCCGGGACCGGCAGGACGGTACGGCACAGCTGATCGCGCTCGTGCGTCGGCGCGCCCGGTGA
- a CDS encoding DEAD/DEAH box helicase codes for MTSAAYVQQQTQDAATARLLRCAAVFLPAPLPREGRVAFWDPDGGPLPAIVGAQERTAAETTEITVVRRHGQQDDVRRRTVPAVLLPVADAVPLLARARQQQSAHPAARCWGAAALHALNLVARGRLVPGLTADDHDAWRAGPRDAEDIAHLRAVAAAMPPEAYAVPLPDRTPLRLPDPESLLGAFLDAVADTLPRTPAAAYATGAPFAAREAQHLPRARDWAVEVAAGLDAGVRVSLRLDLSAYELFDTADTYRNPDAGDAADETAAGTDGPEASGSSADVRPGAARHAAAAITQVHSLADPTYVIDAATLWNGGGGEPFGPRARIDAVLALRRAARVWAPLDRLLDQPVPDVLALTEDELYELLSDAGARLAQAGVSVHWPRELVRSLTAAAVVRPAPGSATDGTSFFDAEQLFAFNWQLSLGDEQLTEREMDILAEAHRPVVRLRDQWVVVDPALVRKARKRELGLLDPVDALAVVLTGSAEVDGQQVEAVPAGALAELRTRILADDTAIAPPPGLDATLRDYQLRGLAWLDRMTSLGLGGCLADDMGLGKTITVIALHLHRAHPAPTLVICPASLLGNWHREINRFAPGVPVRRFHGTGRTLDDPDGGFVLTTYGTMRSSATQLAAHSWGLVVADEAQHVKNPHSSTAKALRTIPAPARIALTGTPVENNLSELWALLDWTTPGLLGPLKAFRARHARIVENTGTAAGLGNDDAVERLSRLVRPFLLRRKKSDPGIAPELPPKTQTDHPVFLTREQATLYEAAVRETMAFIEASEGIARRGLIMKLLASLKQICNHPAQYLKEEPTRLVGRSGKLALLDELLDTILAEDGSVLIFTQYVTMARILSAHLASRAVPSQLLHGGTPVAERERMVDRFQSGEVPVFLLSLKAAGTGLNLTRAAHVIHYDRWWNPAVEEQATDRAYRIGQTQPVQVHRLIAEGTVEDRIGEMLAAKQALADAVLGTGETALTELSDRDLADLVSLRRPS; via the coding sequence ATGACCTCGGCAGCGTACGTACAGCAACAGACGCAGGACGCGGCAACTGCCCGCCTCCTGCGTTGTGCTGCCGTCTTCCTGCCCGCTCCACTGCCGAGAGAGGGACGCGTCGCCTTCTGGGACCCGGACGGCGGGCCGCTGCCGGCGATCGTCGGCGCCCAGGAACGGACCGCGGCCGAGACCACCGAGATCACGGTGGTGCGACGCCATGGACAGCAGGACGACGTCCGCCGGCGGACGGTACCCGCCGTGCTGCTGCCCGTCGCCGATGCCGTGCCCCTGCTGGCCCGCGCCCGGCAGCAGCAGTCCGCCCACCCGGCCGCGCGCTGCTGGGGCGCGGCCGCACTCCATGCGCTCAACCTGGTGGCGCGCGGCAGGCTGGTCCCCGGCCTGACGGCCGACGACCACGACGCCTGGCGGGCCGGACCGCGCGACGCCGAGGACATCGCCCATCTGCGGGCGGTCGCCGCCGCCATGCCGCCCGAGGCCTACGCCGTTCCGCTACCGGACCGCACACCGCTCCGGCTCCCCGACCCCGAGTCGCTGCTCGGCGCCTTCCTCGACGCGGTCGCCGACACCCTGCCCCGGACGCCCGCCGCGGCATACGCGACGGGTGCCCCCTTCGCGGCCCGCGAGGCCCAGCATCTGCCCCGGGCCCGCGACTGGGCCGTCGAGGTCGCGGCCGGTCTGGACGCGGGGGTGCGGGTGTCGCTCCGCCTCGACCTCTCGGCGTACGAACTCTTCGACACCGCCGACACCTACCGCAACCCCGACGCCGGGGACGCGGCCGACGAAACCGCTGCCGGCACCGACGGGCCCGAGGCCTCCGGCAGCTCCGCGGACGTCCGCCCGGGCGCCGCCCGGCACGCCGCCGCGGCGATCACGCAGGTGCACAGCCTGGCCGACCCGACGTACGTCATCGACGCCGCCACACTGTGGAACGGCGGCGGAGGAGAGCCGTTCGGTCCCCGGGCCAGGATCGACGCCGTGCTCGCGCTGCGTCGTGCCGCCCGCGTCTGGGCGCCGTTGGACCGGCTGCTGGACCAGCCGGTCCCCGATGTGCTCGCACTGACCGAGGACGAGTTGTACGAGCTGCTGAGCGACGCCGGGGCGCGGTTGGCGCAGGCCGGGGTGAGCGTCCACTGGCCGCGCGAACTCGTCCGTTCGCTGACCGCCGCCGCCGTGGTCCGGCCCGCACCCGGCTCGGCCACCGACGGCACCTCGTTCTTCGACGCCGAGCAGCTCTTCGCCTTCAACTGGCAGTTGTCCCTCGGCGACGAACAGCTCACCGAGCGGGAGATGGACATCCTCGCGGAGGCCCACCGGCCGGTGGTGCGCCTGCGGGACCAGTGGGTCGTCGTCGACCCCGCGCTCGTACGGAAGGCGCGCAAGCGGGAGCTCGGGCTGCTCGACCCGGTGGACGCCCTCGCCGTCGTGCTCACCGGCAGCGCGGAGGTGGACGGCCAGCAGGTCGAGGCGGTGCCGGCCGGTGCCCTCGCCGAGCTCCGTACCCGCATCCTCGCCGACGACACGGCCATCGCGCCGCCCCCCGGGCTCGACGCCACGCTCCGCGACTACCAACTGCGCGGCCTGGCCTGGCTGGACCGCATGACATCGCTGGGCCTCGGCGGCTGCCTCGCCGACGACATGGGACTCGGCAAGACCATCACGGTCATCGCCCTCCATCTGCACCGCGCGCACCCGGCACCCACCCTGGTGATCTGCCCCGCCTCCCTCCTCGGCAACTGGCACCGTGAGATCAACCGCTTCGCCCCCGGTGTCCCCGTGCGCCGCTTCCACGGCACCGGCCGCACGCTCGACGACCCCGACGGCGGCTTCGTCCTCACCACGTACGGCACGATGCGCTCCAGCGCGACCCAACTCGCCGCCCACAGTTGGGGACTTGTCGTCGCCGACGAGGCGCAGCATGTGAAGAATCCGCACTCCTCCACGGCGAAGGCGCTCCGCACCATCCCGGCGCCGGCCAGGATCGCCCTCACCGGCACCCCCGTGGAGAACAACCTCTCCGAGCTCTGGGCCCTGCTCGACTGGACCACCCCCGGACTGCTCGGCCCGCTCAAGGCGTTCCGCGCCCGGCACGCCCGGATCGTCGAGAACACCGGCACCGCGGCAGGACTCGGTAACGACGACGCGGTCGAGCGCCTTTCCCGGCTGGTCAGGCCGTTCCTCCTGCGCCGCAAGAAGTCCGACCCGGGCATCGCCCCGGAGCTGCCGCCCAAGACGCAGACCGACCACCCCGTCTTCCTCACCCGCGAACAGGCCACGCTCTACGAGGCGGCGGTGCGCGAGACCATGGCGTTCATCGAAGCCTCGGAGGGAATCGCCCGCCGCGGTCTGATCATGAAGCTGCTGGCCTCGCTCAAGCAGATCTGCAACCACCCGGCGCAGTATCTGAAGGAGGAACCGACCCGCCTCGTCGGCCGCTCCGGCAAGCTCGCCCTGCTCGACGAGCTGCTCGACACGATCCTCGCCGAGGACGGCTCCGTGCTGATCTTCACCCAGTACGTGACGATGGCCCGCATCCTCTCCGCGCACCTCGCCTCGCGCGCCGTCCCCTCCCAGCTCCTGCACGGCGGTACGCCGGTGGCCGAGCGGGAACGGATGGTGGACCGCTTCCAGTCCGGCGAGGTACCCGTCTTCCTGCTCTCCCTCAAGGCCGCCGGCACCGGGCTGAACCTCACCCGCGCCGCCCACGTGATCCACTACGACCGCTGGTGGAACCCCGCCGTCGAGGAACAGGCCACGGACCGTGCGTACCGCATCGGGCAGACACAGCCCGTCCAGGTGCACCGGCTGATCGCGGAAGGCACCGTCGAGGACCGGATCGGCGAGATGCTGGCGGCCAAGCAGGCCCTGGCCGACGCGGTCCTCGGCACCGGAGAGACCGCGCTGACCGAACTCAGCGACCGCGACCTCGCCGATCTCGTCTCGCTCCGGAGGCCCTCATGA
- a CDS encoding PAC2 family protein has protein sequence MPDPQSLYEWEPKGLAVVDMALAQESAGLVMLYHFEGYIDAGETGEQIVDGLLESLPHQVVARFDHDRLVDYRARRPLLTFKRDRWSAYETPTLDVRVVQDATGAPFLLLSGPEPDVEWERFAAAVEQIVERLGVRLAVNFHGIPMGVPHTRPVGITPHGNRTDLMPGHRSPFDEAQVPGSAEALVEYRLMQAGHDVLGVAAHVPHYVARSAYPDAALTALEAITAATGLVLPSIAHSLRTEAHRTQTEIDRQIDQGDEELVSLVEGLEHQYDAIAGSETRGNLVAESVELPSADEIGLEFERFLAEREGDA, from the coding sequence GTGCCTGATCCGCAGAGTTTGTACGAATGGGAGCCGAAGGGCCTGGCCGTCGTCGACATGGCGCTCGCGCAGGAGTCGGCCGGACTGGTCATGCTCTACCACTTCGAGGGATACATCGACGCGGGTGAGACGGGCGAGCAGATCGTGGACGGCCTGCTCGAATCGCTGCCGCACCAGGTCGTGGCCCGTTTCGACCACGACAGGCTCGTCGACTACCGCGCACGGCGCCCGCTGCTGACGTTCAAGCGCGACCGCTGGTCGGCGTACGAGACCCCGACGCTGGACGTCCGGGTGGTCCAGGACGCCACCGGGGCGCCTTTCCTGCTGCTGTCCGGGCCCGAGCCGGACGTGGAGTGGGAGAGGTTCGCCGCAGCCGTCGAGCAGATCGTCGAACGTCTGGGCGTCCGCCTCGCCGTCAACTTCCATGGCATCCCGATGGGCGTCCCGCACACCCGCCCGGTCGGCATCACCCCGCACGGCAACCGCACGGACCTGATGCCGGGCCACCGCAGCCCGTTCGACGAGGCGCAGGTCCCCGGCTCCGCCGAAGCCCTGGTGGAGTACCGGCTGATGCAGGCCGGGCATGACGTCCTCGGTGTCGCCGCCCATGTGCCGCACTACGTCGCCCGCTCCGCCTACCCGGACGCCGCGCTCACCGCGCTGGAGGCGATCACGGCCGCGACCGGACTGGTGCTGCCGAGCATCGCCCACTCGCTGCGCACGGAGGCGCACCGCACACAGACCGAGATCGATCGCCAGATCGACCAGGGCGACGAGGAGCTCGTCTCGCTCGTCGAGGGACTCGAGCACCAGTACGACGCGATCGCGGGCTCCGAGACGCGCGGCAACCTGGTCGCGGAATCGGTCGAGCTGCCGTCCGCCGACGAGATCGGCCTCGAATTCGAGCGGTTCCTCGCCGAGCGGGAGGGCGACGCCTGA
- a CDS encoding ADP-ribosylglycohydrolase family protein, protein MNGTPWRNSAARRARVRGSLLGGAIGDALGNPVEFLSLAGIRRAYGEDGVRGLVADADGAVGRITDDTQMTLFTAEGLIRAHSRAMSKGIGGAETALVRNAYLRWLDTQNHPAPPARGGDDPVRTGWLRQQRFLYARRAPGNACLTGLAAEHIPDPTGPLGRPGPVNTGSKGCGTVMRSAPFGLIGEGAETGFGLAYRCAQITHGHLTGAYAAGAFAAIIAHLMEGDSMAGAVLRAMELLARHPGHEETTVALRAAVDLAAQGAPTAETVESLGAGWVAEEALAIAVYCALVLPGADQVARALLLSVNHSGDSDSTGSICGNLLGARHADVQLPPSWLVLTEGRAVIAELADDLCLEFEHAVEWPQERYPVC, encoded by the coding sequence GTGAACGGCACACCATGGCGGAACAGCGCCGCCCGCAGGGCCCGGGTGCGAGGGTCGCTGCTGGGCGGTGCGATCGGTGACGCACTGGGCAACCCGGTGGAGTTCCTCTCGCTCGCCGGCATCCGCAGGGCGTACGGTGAAGACGGTGTCCGGGGACTCGTCGCGGACGCGGACGGGGCCGTCGGCCGGATCACCGACGACACGCAGATGACCCTGTTCACCGCCGAAGGGCTGATCAGGGCGCACTCCCGGGCGATGTCGAAGGGCATAGGCGGCGCCGAGACCGCCCTCGTACGGAACGCCTACCTGCGCTGGCTCGACACCCAGAACCACCCCGCGCCACCGGCCCGTGGTGGGGACGACCCGGTACGGACCGGGTGGCTGCGGCAGCAGCGCTTCCTGTACGCGCGCCGGGCCCCCGGCAACGCCTGCCTGACCGGGCTCGCGGCCGAGCACATCCCCGACCCCACGGGTCCGCTCGGCCGGCCCGGGCCGGTCAACACCGGGTCCAAGGGATGCGGCACGGTGATGCGGTCCGCGCCCTTCGGGCTGATCGGTGAGGGAGCGGAGACCGGCTTCGGGCTGGCGTACCGGTGCGCGCAGATCACCCACGGGCACCTGACCGGTGCGTACGCGGCCGGTGCGTTCGCCGCGATCATCGCCCATCTGATGGAGGGCGACTCGATGGCGGGCGCCGTGCTCCGGGCCATGGAGCTGCTGGCCCGCCACCCGGGACACGAGGAGACGACGGTGGCGCTGCGCGCGGCCGTCGACCTGGCCGCGCAGGGCGCGCCGACCGCCGAGACGGTGGAGTCACTGGGCGCGGGCTGGGTGGCCGAGGAGGCCCTCGCTATTGCCGTCTACTGCGCTCTGGTGCTGCCGGGCGCCGATCAGGTGGCTCGGGCGCTGCTGCTCTCGGTCAACCACTCGGGCGACAGCGACTCCACCGGTTCGATCTGCGGGAATCTGCTCGGCGCCCGCCACGCAGACGTGCAACTACCGCCGTCCTGGCTGGTGCTGACGGAGGGGCGGGCAGTGATCGCCGAGCTGGCCGACGATCTGTGTCTGGAGTTCGAGCACGCGGTGGAGTGGCCGCAGGAGCGCTATCCGGTGTGCTGA
- a CDS encoding slipin family protein: protein MVQELVVALVAATSVGVVYVVAAAKIVKQYERGVVLRLGRLRNDVRGPGFTMVLPGVERLRKVNMQIVTMPVPAQDGITRDNVTVRVDAVIYFKVVDAASAVVEVEDYRFAVCQMAQTSLRSIIGKSDLDDLLSNREKLNQGLELMIDSPAVGWGVQIDRVEIKDVSLPETMKRSMARQAEADRERRARVINADAELQASKKLAEAAKEMSSQPAALQLRLLQTVVAVAAEKNSTLVLPFPVELLRFLERAQQPASTEQQAQLQPQQQQPQQEQSLQPQPEQQKSQQPQQQPPVTPAPAPAPAPSGPARVTRSKPLARH, encoded by the coding sequence ATGGTCCAAGAACTGGTGGTCGCCCTGGTGGCGGCGACGTCCGTGGGTGTGGTCTACGTGGTGGCGGCTGCGAAGATCGTCAAGCAGTACGAACGGGGCGTCGTGCTGAGGCTGGGCAGGCTGCGCAACGATGTGCGCGGACCGGGATTCACCATGGTGCTTCCCGGTGTCGAGCGGCTGCGCAAGGTCAACATGCAGATCGTGACGATGCCGGTGCCCGCACAGGACGGCATCACACGGGACAACGTGACGGTGCGGGTGGACGCGGTCATCTACTTCAAGGTGGTCGACGCGGCCAGTGCGGTCGTGGAGGTGGAGGACTACCGGTTCGCTGTGTGTCAGATGGCGCAGACATCCTTGCGCTCGATCATCGGCAAGAGCGATTTGGATGATCTGCTGTCCAACCGGGAGAAGCTGAACCAGGGGCTGGAGCTCATGATCGACAGTCCGGCCGTGGGGTGGGGCGTCCAGATCGACCGGGTGGAGATCAAGGACGTATCGCTGCCGGAGACGATGAAACGCTCGATGGCGCGTCAGGCCGAGGCCGACCGGGAGCGGCGCGCGCGTGTCATCAACGCGGACGCTGAGCTCCAGGCGTCGAAGAAGCTGGCCGAAGCGGCGAAGGAGATGTCCTCCCAGCCGGCCGCGCTCCAGCTGCGACTGCTGCAGACCGTGGTCGCGGTCGCTGCGGAGAAGAACTCCACGCTGGTGCTGCCGTTCCCGGTGGAGCTGCTCCGCTTCCTGGAGCGGGCGCAGCAGCCCGCATCGACGGAGCAGCAAGCGCAGCTTCAGCCTCAGCAACAGCAGCCTCAGCAAGAACAGTCGCTGCAGCCTCAGCCCGAGCAACAGAAGTCGCAGCAACCGCAACAGCAGCCGCCCGTGACGCCTGCGCCCGCCCCTGCGCCCGCCCCCTCCGGGCCCGCGCGGGTCACTCGCTCCAAGCCGCTGGCCAGGCACTGA
- the coaE gene encoding dephospho-CoA kinase — protein MLKVGLTGGIGAGKSEVSRLLVSYGAVLIDADRIAREVVEPGTPGLAAVVDAFGSGILTADGTLDRPKLGSIVFSDADRLATLNAIVHPLVGARSAELERAAGPDSVVVHDVPLLTENGLAPHYDLVVVVDATPETQLDRLVRLRGMTESEARARMAAQATREQRRAVADLIIDNDGPLEALEPQVRKVWAELARRAAAG, from the coding sequence ATGCTGAAAGTGGGCCTGACCGGCGGCATCGGCGCCGGCAAGAGCGAAGTGTCACGGCTGCTGGTGTCGTACGGGGCCGTGCTGATCGACGCCGACAGGATCGCGCGCGAGGTGGTCGAGCCCGGGACCCCCGGACTCGCGGCCGTCGTCGACGCGTTCGGCTCAGGGATCCTCACCGCCGACGGCACCCTGGACCGGCCGAAGCTCGGCTCGATCGTCTTCTCCGACGCCGACCGGCTCGCCACCCTCAATGCGATCGTCCACCCGCTGGTCGGTGCCCGCTCCGCCGAACTGGAGCGGGCCGCAGGCCCCGACTCGGTCGTCGTCCATGACGTCCCCCTTCTCACCGAGAACGGCCTCGCCCCCCACTACGACCTGGTCGTGGTCGTGGACGCCACCCCGGAGACCCAGCTCGACCGGCTTGTACGGCTGCGCGGAATGACGGAGTCCGAGGCCCGCGCCAGGATGGCCGCGCAGGCCACCCGCGAGCAGCGACGCGCCGTCGCCGATCTGATCATCGACAACGACGGGCCGCTCGAGGCGTTGGAGCCGCAGGTCCGCAAGGTCTGGGCGGAGCTGGCCCGACGGGCGGCCGCCGGCTGA
- a CDS encoding class I SAM-dependent methyltransferase has translation MSGSVVREGYSGTGPGSITPDGCAVELYVRLSAGAEPDVIEAAVPAGASILELGCGAGRVTHPLVARGFEVTAVDESAQMLEHIRGARTVRSPIESLELGDETFDVVMLASFLVHTSEHRVRDAMLRTCRRYVRDGGVVLLQREGADYHTELPRERVDPAGYTVRIVSADPVGDGVNSVHAEYIFDDARWTQTFLSRELTKEQFEGHLETAGLAVDRYLTDDGVWVRAVPR, from the coding sequence ATGAGCGGATCAGTGGTGCGTGAAGGGTATTCGGGGACGGGGCCCGGCTCGATCACGCCGGACGGCTGCGCGGTCGAGCTGTACGTGCGGCTGTCCGCCGGGGCCGAACCGGACGTGATCGAGGCGGCGGTGCCCGCCGGTGCGAGCATTCTGGAGCTCGGCTGCGGGGCGGGCCGGGTGACCCATCCGCTGGTCGCACGCGGCTTCGAGGTGACGGCCGTGGACGAGTCGGCCCAGATGCTGGAACACATTCGGGGCGCGCGCACGGTGCGGAGCCCCATCGAGTCGCTCGAGCTCGGCGACGAGACGTTCGACGTGGTGATGCTGGCGTCGTTCCTGGTGCACACGAGCGAGCACCGGGTGCGCGACGCCATGCTGCGGACCTGCCGGAGATACGTCAGGGACGGCGGCGTCGTACTCCTTCAGCGCGAGGGCGCCGACTACCACACCGAGCTGCCGCGGGAGCGGGTCGATCCGGCTGGATACACCGTGCGGATCGTCTCGGCGGACCCCGTCGGCGACGGGGTGAACTCGGTGCACGCGGAGTACATCTTCGACGATGCGCGATGGACCCAGACGTTCCTGTCCCGGGAGCTGACGAAGGAACAGTTCGAGGGACACCTGGAGACGGCGGGACTCGCCGTCGACCGCTACCTGACGGACGACGGGGTGTGGGTACGGGCCGTGCCCAGGTAG
- a CDS encoding DUF6343 family protein, producing MRTGNEPMTARSPLRLRLCLSLWGMAWAVFGLTAFSLVDRPGWAVACGLLLLLTLVDLVVIVHHIHQGPHYQPGRNVPPYEPDHGGRGRYGH from the coding sequence ATGCGTACCGGTAACGAACCGATGACTGCACGCAGCCCCTTGCGACTGCGGCTGTGCCTGAGTCTGTGGGGCATGGCCTGGGCCGTTTTCGGCCTGACGGCCTTCTCCCTGGTCGACCGTCCGGGCTGGGCCGTGGCCTGCGGACTGCTGCTTCTGCTGACACTGGTGGATCTCGTGGTGATCGTCCACCACATCCACCAGGGCCCGCACTACCAGCCGGGCCGCAACGTCCCCCCGTACGAACCGGACCACGGCGGACGCGGCCGGTACGGACACTGA